A region of Frederiksenia canicola DNA encodes the following proteins:
- a CDS encoding choline/ethanolamine kinase family protein — protein sequence MPTNPALQWLTHTRQQAIRSVEKLTGLTACSQLVTLENGERYVLRNQTQRASDFGVNYQQESQILATIRPLAMAPNPLYVDAQQSLLSWIDGNVPTEFSPALLQQLAEQLAKLHQFDLQAVSSNENVTILNLTARCEFLWQKLPAQTQVELPFSPPFPQIAPFAQALCHHDLHLGNLVEQGDKLFIIDWEYAAVSDPALELALFLHANPLSETEQAVFFQHYFAKNPLVPTACQRKMTEYQPLIAILNQLWYAFS from the coding sequence ATGCCCACAAATCCAGCGCTACAATGGCTTACACACACCCGACAACAAGCAATTCGTTCTGTTGAAAAATTGACGGGGCTGACCGCTTGTAGCCAATTAGTTACCCTTGAAAACGGTGAACGTTATGTGCTGCGTAACCAAACCCAGAGGGCGAGCGATTTCGGGGTAAATTATCAACAGGAATCGCAAATTTTAGCGACAATCCGACCGCTTGCAATGGCCCCCAATCCACTTTATGTCGATGCTCAACAAAGTTTACTTAGCTGGATTGATGGCAACGTGCCGACCGAATTTTCCCCCGCTCTTCTACAACAACTTGCCGAGCAGTTGGCGAAATTGCATCAATTTGACTTACAAGCGGTCAGTTCCAACGAAAATGTTACCATTCTAAATTTAACCGCCCGCTGCGAATTTTTATGGCAAAAGTTACCTGCACAAACGCAAGTAGAGTTGCCTTTTTCACCGCCATTTCCGCAAATTGCACCTTTCGCCCAAGCTCTCTGTCATCACGATTTACACCTTGGCAATTTGGTGGAGCAAGGCGATAAGCTGTTTATTATCGACTGGGAATATGCGGCGGTTTCCGATCCCGCTCTCGAGCTGGCGTTATTTTTGCATGCTAATCCGTTGTCAGAAACAGAGCAAGCGGTCTTTTTTCAACACTATTTTGCAAAAAATCCGCTTGTTCCGACCGCTTGTCAAAGAAAAATGACGGAATATCAGCCACTGATTGCGATACTCAACCAACTTTGGTATGCTTTCAGCTAG
- the cas1c gene encoding type I-C CRISPR-associated endonuclease Cas1c encodes MRKLQNTLYITTQGSYLHKERETLVVEQDRKKVAQLPVHSIGHIFCFGNVLVSPFLMGFCGENNVNLAFFTENGRFLGRLQGRQSGNVLLRRAQYRISEQNPVPIARHIIAAKIQASKRVLQRRIRNHGEHPDIESAIYALNSSLRHLQTAESVELIRGIEGDAAARYFGVFQHLIRERSGFSFDGRSRRPPRDGINALLSFLYSILGRDISGALQGVGLDPQIGFLHADRPGRDSLAQDLLEEFRAWWVDRMVLSLINLGQIKPTDFTVEASGAVNMKPETRKLLLQTLQAKKQEKIIHPFLQEEVAIGLLPHIQAMLLARHLRGDLAEYPPFLMR; translated from the coding sequence ATGCGTAAACTCCAAAACACTCTCTATATCACCACTCAAGGCAGTTATCTGCATAAGGAGCGGGAAACGCTGGTGGTTGAACAGGATAGGAAAAAGGTGGCTCAGCTGCCTGTGCATTCCATTGGGCATATCTTCTGTTTTGGTAATGTATTAGTTTCGCCATTTTTAATGGGGTTTTGTGGGGAAAATAATGTTAATTTGGCTTTTTTTACCGAGAACGGACGTTTTTTAGGGCGTTTGCAAGGGCGGCAAAGTGGTAATGTGCTACTTCGCCGTGCACAATATCGCATTTCAGAGCAGAACCCAGTGCCAATTGCTCGTCATATTATTGCTGCCAAAATCCAAGCTTCTAAACGGGTTTTACAACGCCGAATTCGTAATCATGGAGAACATCCCGACATTGAAAGTGCGATTTATGCTCTCAATTCCAGTTTACGCCATTTACAAACAGCAGAAAGTGTGGAGTTAATTCGAGGGATAGAAGGTGATGCTGCTGCACGTTATTTTGGTGTCTTTCAGCACTTAATTCGTGAAAGAAGTGGCTTTTCATTTGATGGTCGTAGTCGTCGCCCGCCTCGTGATGGCATTAATGCACTTCTTTCCTTTTTATACAGTATTTTAGGGAGGGATATTAGTGGGGCATTACAAGGCGTTGGGCTCGATCCACAAATTGGCTTTCTACACGCGGATCGTCCTGGACGGGATAGTTTGGCACAAGATCTTTTAGAGGAATTTAGAGCATGGTGGGTGGATAGAATGGTGCTCAGTTTGATCAATTTAGGACAAATCAAGCCCACGGACTTCACCGTAGAAGCAAGTGGTGCTGTCAATATGAAGCCTGAAACACGCAAGTTACTCTTGCAAACATTGCAGGCCAAAAAGCAAGAGAAAATTATTCACCCATTTTTACAAGAAGAAGTCGCTATCGGGTTACTTCCGCATATTCAAGCCATGCTATTGGCTCGCCATTTACGTGGTGATTTAGCGGAGTATCCCCCATTTTTGATGCGTTAG
- the kdsA gene encoding 3-deoxy-8-phosphooctulonate synthase gives MNKTIQLGNIEIANDKPFVLFGGMNVLESRDMAMAVCEKYVEVTQKLGVPYVFKASFDKANRSSIHSYRGPGMEQGLKIFQELKDQFGVKIITDVHETYQCQPVADVVDIIQLPAFLARQTDLVEAMARTGAIINVKKPQFLSPGQMGNIVEKIEECGNDKVILCDRGTNFGYDNLVVDMLGFSIMKKVSKGCPVIFDVTHSLQCRDPFGAASSGRRSQVTELARSGMAVGLAGLFLEAHPDPNNAKCDGPSALPLSALEGFVSQMKAIDDLVKSFPELDTSN, from the coding sequence ATGAACAAAACCATCCAACTGGGCAATATTGAAATTGCAAATGACAAACCTTTTGTACTTTTTGGCGGAATGAATGTGCTAGAAAGTCGTGATATGGCAATGGCGGTATGTGAAAAATATGTCGAGGTCACGCAAAAACTTGGCGTACCGTACGTTTTCAAAGCCTCTTTTGACAAGGCAAACCGCTCATCCATTCATTCTTATCGTGGGCCGGGAATGGAGCAAGGTTTGAAGATTTTCCAAGAATTGAAAGATCAATTTGGCGTAAAAATTATCACCGATGTGCACGAAACTTACCAATGCCAGCCTGTTGCGGACGTGGTGGATATTATCCAACTGCCAGCGTTTTTGGCTCGCCAAACCGATTTAGTGGAAGCGATGGCTCGTACAGGAGCGATAATTAACGTCAAAAAACCGCAATTTTTAAGCCCTGGTCAAATGGGGAATATCGTGGAAAAAATCGAAGAGTGCGGTAACGACAAAGTGATTTTATGCGACCGTGGTACCAACTTCGGTTACGACAACTTAGTGGTTGATATGCTTGGTTTCAGCATTATGAAGAAAGTCTCCAAAGGCTGCCCAGTCATTTTTGATGTAACTCACTCGCTGCAATGTCGTGATCCATTCGGGGCAGCATCAAGCGGTCGCCGCTCACAAGTGACTGAACTCGCTCGTTCGGGGATGGCCGTTGGCTTAGCGGGCTTGTTCTTAGAAGCTCACCCTGATCCAAATAACGCCAAATGCGACGGCCCTTCCGCTTTACCATTATCGGCATTAGAGGGTTTCGTCAGCCAAATGAAGGCGATTGATGATTTGGTGAAATCCTTCCCTGAGTTAGACACATCCAACTAA
- a CDS encoding YcfL family protein, with protein sequence MKKLALIAFFGLCLTACSSKPVSYLPTGTQPIVNVEAPLSELLDVNTEPLVFKVKNRTEQPLKVAYKLFWYDKEGVTQTRDPDDRSPWLNFWLEPKANTEVPLTPPTAESVNYRVYLRNAR encoded by the coding sequence ATGAAGAAACTCGCACTGATTGCATTTTTCGGGCTGTGTCTGACCGCCTGTAGTAGTAAACCCGTGAGCTATTTGCCGACAGGCACACAGCCAATTGTGAACGTGGAGGCTCCATTATCAGAGCTGCTTGATGTGAATACTGAACCTTTGGTGTTCAAGGTGAAAAACCGTACGGAGCAACCGCTCAAGGTGGCGTATAAGCTGTTTTGGTACGACAAAGAAGGCGTCACCCAAACGCGTGACCCAGATGATCGTTCACCTTGGCTCAATTTTTGGCTTGAACCAAAAGCCAACACCGAAGTGCCACTCACACCACCAACGGCAGAAAGCGTGAATTATCGCGTTTATTTGCGGAATGCTCGTTAG
- the tyrS gene encoding tyrosine--tRNA ligase produces MSQSLETTLAELKRGVEDVYSEADLIEKLKENRPLRVKLGADPTAPDIHLGHTVVLNKLRQFQQLGHEVIFLIGDFTGMVGDPSGKNSTRPPLTREDVLRNAETYKQQIFKILDPQKTRIVFNSEWLGELGTEGMIRLASNYTVARMLERDDFKKRFSNNQPIAIHEFIYPLLQGHDSVALHADVELGGTDQTFNLLIGRELQKSVGQKPQVAMTLPLLVGLDGEKKMSKSLGNYIGVTEAPSEMFGKVMSISDELMWDWYNLLSFRPLDEIAQFKADVANGKNPRDVKILLAKEIIARFHSEADADAAEQEFINRFQKGAMPDEMPEFTFEGEIGLANLLKEAGLVASTSEAIRSVNQGGVKIDGEKVEDSKLVIQAGTTAVYQVGKRKFARVTVK; encoded by the coding sequence ATGAGCCAATCTCTTGAAACCACGCTCGCTGAACTAAAACGTGGCGTGGAAGATGTCTATTCAGAAGCTGACTTAATCGAAAAATTAAAAGAAAATCGCCCATTGCGTGTCAAATTAGGGGCAGATCCAACCGCGCCAGATATTCATTTAGGGCATACGGTGGTATTAAATAAATTGCGTCAATTCCAACAGCTTGGACACGAAGTGATTTTCTTAATCGGCGATTTCACGGGAATGGTCGGCGATCCATCCGGCAAAAACAGCACCCGTCCGCCGCTCACTCGTGAAGATGTGTTACGCAATGCGGAAACCTACAAACAACAAATTTTCAAAATTTTGGATCCGCAAAAAACTCGCATCGTGTTTAACTCTGAATGGCTGGGCGAGCTTGGCACTGAAGGGATGATCCGCTTGGCATCAAACTATACTGTTGCCCGCATGCTTGAGCGTGATGACTTCAAAAAACGTTTCAGCAACAATCAACCCATTGCGATCCACGAATTTATCTACCCATTATTGCAAGGGCACGACTCGGTGGCATTGCACGCAGATGTCGAATTAGGTGGTACAGATCAAACCTTCAATTTGTTGATTGGGCGTGAGTTGCAAAAATCCGTAGGACAAAAACCACAAGTGGCGATGACCTTGCCATTGTTGGTGGGCTTAGACGGCGAGAAGAAAATGTCGAAATCGCTCGGCAACTACATCGGTGTCACCGAAGCACCAAGTGAAATGTTTGGTAAAGTGATGTCGATTTCCGATGAATTGATGTGGGACTGGTATAACTTGCTCTCATTCCGACCGCTTGATGAAATCGCTCAATTCAAAGCCGACGTAGCAAACGGCAAAAACCCACGAGATGTAAAAATTCTGTTAGCCAAAGAGATCATTGCTCGTTTCCACAGCGAAGCTGATGCCGATGCGGCAGAGCAAGAATTTATCAACCGCTTCCAAAAAGGTGCGATGCCAGACGAAATGCCTGAATTTACCTTTGAAGGCGAAATCGGCTTGGCGAACTTGCTCAAAGAAGCGGGTTTGGTAGCGTCAACTTCTGAAGCGATCCGCTCTGTCAATCAAGGCGGTGTGAAAATTGATGGCGAGAAAGTTGAAGATTCAAAATTAGTGATCCAAGCAGGCACCACCGCAGTTTACCAAGTGGGTAAGCGCAAATTTGCACGAGTAACAGTGAAGTAG
- a CDS encoding SirB1 family protein has product MDEIIQPFSLTKKQRDNLQRFLYRELLRLTTMTDDSISEPQIFGLMSALVKKAKYAVNGETDEQRINQLVQFLYQEQGFACHHEEYFYTENLSLHKVLRRKRGMPVSLGAVMLYLAAVLDLPLYPVNFPTQLVIRAEFIDENGRKVVRFINPWDGSDLSFDKMQKWLEGEMGYGTELHREYLRIAEQDELLERLETVFKMALTREGKYPEALRLIEYRLTFTPEDPYEIRDRGMVLASMDCYQAAYDDLSYFIDQCPDDPSAMMLKLEISSLEKQSKASVFH; this is encoded by the coding sequence ATGGACGAAATAATTCAACCTTTTTCTTTAACTAAAAAACAGCGGGACAATTTACAGCGGTTTTTGTATCGAGAGCTGCTTCGCTTAACCACAATGACCGATGACAGCATCAGCGAACCACAGATTTTTGGGCTGATGTCGGCGTTGGTCAAAAAGGCAAAATATGCAGTGAATGGCGAAACAGACGAGCAACGCATCAATCAGCTTGTGCAATTTCTCTATCAAGAGCAGGGATTTGCTTGCCATCACGAAGAGTATTTCTATACGGAAAACTTGTCATTACACAAAGTGTTACGCCGAAAACGTGGGATGCCCGTTTCGCTTGGGGCGGTGATGTTGTATTTGGCAGCGGTGCTGGATCTACCGCTTTACCCTGTGAATTTCCCAACGCAGTTGGTGATTCGTGCTGAATTTATCGACGAAAATGGACGTAAAGTGGTGCGATTTATCAACCCTTGGGACGGATCCGATCTAAGCTTCGACAAAATGCAAAAATGGCTTGAAGGCGAAATGGGCTATGGAACGGAATTACACCGTGAATATTTACGCATTGCGGAGCAAGATGAATTACTTGAGCGGCTCGAAACCGTATTTAAAATGGCACTCACCCGTGAAGGAAAATACCCTGAAGCCTTGCGTTTGATTGAATACCGTTTGACTTTCACCCCTGAAGATCCGTATGAAATTCGTGATCGGGGAATGGTTCTCGCCAGTATGGATTGCTACCAAGCTGCTTACGATGATTTGAGCTATTTCATCGATCAATGCCCTGATGATCCCTCCGCAATGATGCTCAAACTCGAAATTTCCAGCCTTGAAAAACAGAGCAAGGCGAGTGTGTTTCACTAA
- the hinT gene encoding purine nucleoside phosphoramidase, with the protein MQTNLTNYEETIFSKIIRKEIPAAIVYQDELVTAFRDISPQAPTHILIVPNKFIPTLNHVSAEDEQALGRLFTVAAKIAKEEGIAEDGYRVIMNCNQHGGQEVFHIHMHLVGGEPLGRMLAK; encoded by the coding sequence ATGCAAACCAATTTGACAAACTACGAAGAAACCATTTTTAGCAAAATTATTCGTAAAGAAATCCCTGCGGCAATTGTCTATCAAGACGAGCTGGTCACAGCGTTCCGTGATATTTCACCGCAGGCTCCTACTCACATTTTGATTGTACCGAATAAATTTATCCCGACTTTGAACCACGTTTCTGCTGAAGATGAGCAGGCGTTGGGGCGTTTGTTTACGGTGGCGGCGAAAATTGCGAAAGAAGAGGGCATTGCGGAAGATGGCTATCGGGTGATTATGAACTGTAATCAGCACGGCGGGCAGGAAGTGTTCCATATTCATATGCACCTTGTGGGCGGTGAGCCACTTGGCAGAATGTTGGCGAAATAA
- a CDS encoding cell division protein ZapA, whose translation MSKNNIELSLFGQVLRLYCPPEQQAFLLASAQRLEERVAALKEQSGIIQLEKVLSIVALNLNYELEQEQRKNLENKNVLESCIKQLDNSLAKFQSTDVENVVIGQENNE comes from the coding sequence ATGTCAAAGAATAATATTGAATTATCCCTTTTCGGACAGGTACTACGCCTTTATTGTCCGCCTGAACAGCAAGCGTTTCTGCTTGCGTCCGCACAGCGTTTGGAAGAGCGTGTTGCGGCACTTAAAGAGCAATCAGGCATTATTCAGTTGGAAAAAGTGCTGTCGATTGTGGCGTTGAATTTGAACTATGAATTAGAACAAGAACAACGTAAAAATTTGGAAAATAAAAATGTGTTGGAGTCTTGTATTAAACAGCTCGATAACTCTCTCGCTAAGTTCCAATCAACTGACGTAGAAAATGTCGTGATTGGTCAAGAAAATAACGAATAA
- the prmC gene encoding peptide chain release factor N(5)-glutamine methyltransferase → MNNTIQWQFGVTPNYLAALVMAGEKTATCSGKIFYELENVPFPQVDGKVQTILDSQNNPLVDITLTDVFFEQFGQVPEAFALAEGEGDFAYWKAAHRQFFNEAIGKISAETDRLPGVENGQITAEFEVVCERFQAVKIHLKTYQQWLDFAEQALLEMGEDDPFLNAKFDANLLLQAVTKRSKSAIFAFSETVLNESELKQLAALLVRRAKGEPMAYILGEKEFWSLPLAVSTATLIPRPDTERLVELALDWANKQSDPAKVLQILDLGTGTGAIALALASELGERAEIVGVDKQPEAVALAERNRQSLGFNNVQFMQSDWFDALKNQQFDLIVSNPPYIDENDENLHVGDVRFEPLSALVAGEQGTADLQQLIENAPLYLRYNGALMLEHGWQQAAWVQQKFKQNQWDNIETAQDYGGNDRVTWAIWTK, encoded by the coding sequence ATGAACAACACCATCCAATGGCAATTCGGCGTAACCCCGAATTATCTCGCTGCACTGGTAATGGCGGGCGAGAAAACCGCCACTTGTTCGGGCAAAATTTTCTATGAATTGGAAAATGTGCCGTTTCCGCAAGTGGACGGCAAGGTTCAAACGATTTTAGATAGCCAAAATAATCCGCTAGTTGATATTACGTTAACGGACGTCTTTTTCGAGCAGTTTGGGCAAGTGCCCGAAGCCTTTGCGTTAGCTGAAGGGGAAGGCGATTTTGCTTATTGGAAAGCTGCTCATCGGCAATTTTTTAATGAGGCGATTGGTAAAATATCGGCAGAAACTGACCGCTTGCCAGGGGTAGAAAATGGGCAGATTACCGCTGAATTTGAAGTCGTCTGCGAGCGGTTTCAGGCGGTGAAAATCCACCTGAAAACCTACCAACAATGGTTAGATTTTGCCGAGCAAGCCTTGCTCGAAATGGGAGAAGACGATCCGTTTTTAAATGCGAAGTTTGATGCCAATTTACTGCTACAAGCGGTGACCAAACGCTCGAAATCCGCCATTTTTGCCTTTTCAGAAACCGTGTTGAACGAGAGTGAGCTCAAGCAGTTGGCAGCGTTATTGGTTCGCCGAGCGAAAGGTGAGCCGATGGCGTACATTTTGGGTGAGAAAGAATTTTGGTCGTTGCCGTTAGCGGTTTCGACGGCGACCTTGATCCCTCGTCCTGACACCGAACGGCTGGTCGAGTTGGCGTTAGATTGGGCGAACAAGCAGTCAGATCCTGCCAAAGTTTTGCAAATTCTCGATCTCGGGACCGGCACAGGAGCGATTGCGTTGGCGTTGGCAAGTGAATTGGGCGAGCGAGCGGAAATCGTTGGCGTGGATAAACAGCCTGAAGCGGTGGCGTTGGCGGAGCGAAATCGCCAATCTCTTGGATTTAACAATGTGCAATTTATGCAAAGCGATTGGTTTGATGCCTTGAAAAATCAGCAGTTCGATCTCATTGTGAGTAACCCGCCTTATATCGATGAAAATGACGAAAATCTGCACGTCGGTGATGTCCGATTTGAGCCACTCTCTGCTTTAGTAGCGGGTGAGCAAGGCACGGCGGATTTGCAACAACTCATTGAAAACGCACCGCTTTATTTGCGTTATAATGGGGCGTTAATGTTAGAACACGGCTGGCAACAAGCGGCTTGGGTTCAGCAAAAATTTAAACAGAATCAATGGGATAATATTGAAACCGCTCAAGATTATGGCGGCAATGACAGAGTAACGTGGGCAATATGGACGAAATAA
- the cas2 gene encoding CRISPR-associated endonuclease Cas2, whose product MLMLITYDISLDDPEGAARLRRIAKHCLDYGVRVQYSVFECDIAPDQWVRLKAKLLQTYNPETDSLRFYHLGSKWRRKVEHHGAKASLDIFQDTLIL is encoded by the coding sequence ATGCTGATGTTGATAACCTATGACATTTCACTTGATGATCCTGAAGGTGCTGCACGCTTACGTCGTATTGCCAAACATTGCCTTGATTACGGTGTACGCGTACAATATTCCGTCTTTGAGTGCGATATCGCCCCCGATCAGTGGGTGAGACTCAAAGCAAAGCTTCTACAAACTTATAATCCAGAAACCGATAGCTTACGTTTCTATCATCTTGGCAGTAAATGGCGACGTAAAGTAGAACATCACGGAGCCAAAGCATCTCTCGATATTTTTCAAGACACACTTATTCTTTAA
- a CDS encoding UPF0149 family protein has product MAISATEFQRLIKELQIDYTAAEFHGFLSGLIAGGVQDESWKTLTYQFTNDGHAFSQVPLSKLTELYQQVNDSFDEANTLFSLWIPSEEDGFALADGIAEWTNHFLLGLGLAQPTLQQETDEVGEAIDDLDEIAKLGYDEADSSEELLEAGEEVVEYLRVVTLFLHSHFAKPKTAEKPKVH; this is encoded by the coding sequence ATGGCTATTTCCGCAACCGAATTTCAACGACTGATCAAAGAATTACAAATCGACTACACCGCCGCCGAATTTCACGGCTTTTTGAGTGGGCTAATTGCAGGTGGCGTGCAAGATGAATCGTGGAAAACCCTCACTTATCAATTCACCAACGACGGACACGCTTTTTCACAAGTTCCACTATCAAAATTAACCGAGCTTTATCAACAAGTTAACGACAGCTTTGATGAAGCCAATACATTATTTTCCCTATGGATCCCAAGCGAAGAGGATGGCTTCGCCCTTGCCGATGGCATCGCAGAATGGACCAACCATTTTTTGCTCGGTTTAGGCTTAGCCCAACCGACCTTGCAACAGGAAACGGATGAAGTCGGCGAAGCGATTGACGATTTAGACGAAATCGCCAAACTCGGCTATGATGAAGCCGACAGCAGTGAAGAACTGCTCGAGGCGGGCGAAGAAGTAGTGGAATATCTGCGTGTCGTCACGCTCTTTCTTCACAGCCATTTTGCTAAACCAAAAACCGCAGAAAAACCCAAGGTGCACTAA
- a CDS encoding methyltransferase family protein, whose product MELKIPPPVVFLICAALIYFSPNFTEPMLILRILAVIIALTAISIDLLGLLAFWQKKTTINPLAPSKTSHLVTHGIYRFTRNPMYLGLACQLTAWTLWLSNLLALLWVWGFILYITRFQIVPEERLLAEKFGAEFKAYQQQVPRWLWR is encoded by the coding sequence ATGGAGCTGAAAATCCCACCGCCCGTTGTTTTTCTGATTTGTGCCGCTTTAATCTATTTTTCGCCGAATTTTACTGAACCGATGCTGATTTTACGGATTCTCGCCGTCATCATCGCCTTAACAGCCATCAGCATCGACTTACTCGGGCTACTCGCCTTTTGGCAAAAAAAGACCACCATCAACCCGCTTGCTCCAAGCAAAACCAGCCATTTAGTCACCCACGGCATCTACCGTTTCACCCGCAACCCTATGTATCTCGGGCTTGCCTGCCAATTGACTGCATGGACACTCTGGCTCAGCAACCTGCTAGCGTTACTTTGGGTATGGGGATTTATTCTCTACATTACCCGTTTCCAAATCGTGCCAGAAGAACGGCTCTTAGCGGAAAAGTTTGGGGCAGAATTTAAAGCTTATCAGCAACAAGTCCCGAGATGGCTTTGGCGATAG
- the cas4 gene encoding CRISPR-associated protein Cas4 has product MQMIPLSALQHYAFCPRQCALIHNEQAWAENYLTAQGQALHERVDSGEPETRKSTRFERTVHVSAEELGISGILDMVEHDLTNGQLKPVEYKRGKPKPEPIDEIQLCAQALCLEAMTGKTVTEGALWYNQTHHRVPIVFTDELRQKTLDTIIAVRNLLDSGITPSPKYSKRCKACSLIEACQPKLMEKDRSRKYVEEIFK; this is encoded by the coding sequence ATGCAAATGATTCCCCTTTCTGCCTTACAACATTACGCTTTTTGCCCACGCCAATGTGCGTTAATCCATAACGAACAAGCGTGGGCAGAGAACTATCTCACCGCCCAAGGTCAAGCCTTGCACGAACGTGTTGATTCAGGTGAGCCAGAAACACGCAAAAGTACTCGTTTTGAACGCACTGTGCATGTGTCTGCCGAAGAACTTGGTATTAGCGGTATTCTAGATATGGTTGAACATGATCTCACAAACGGTCAGCTAAAGCCTGTTGAATACAAACGCGGCAAACCCAAACCCGAACCCATCGACGAAATCCAACTGTGTGCCCAAGCACTCTGCTTAGAAGCAATGACAGGTAAAACCGTTACCGAAGGGGCATTGTGGTACAACCAAACTCATCACCGAGTCCCAATTGTTTTTACGGATGAATTACGCCAAAAAACGTTAGATACCATCATCGCCGTACGTAACTTACTCGACAGCGGCATAACCCCATCACCTAAATACAGTAAACGCTGTAAAGCCTGTTCGTTGATTGAGGCTTGTCAGCCGAAGTTGATGGAGAAGGATAGGTCAAGGAAGTATGTGGAGGAAATCTTTAAGTGA
- a CDS encoding 5-formyltetrahydrofolate cyclo-ligase: MSDIQQIRQQLRTSMRAKRLALSPAQQHFAAKQIIPSAQQLIEHYQAEHIACYLPFDGEISPLALIKMLQAQGKNVYLPVLHPFSAHQLLFLRFDDEKELVPNRFGILEPKLDVQKVLPINALEMIFVPLVACDKQGNRLGMGGGFYDRTLAQSPHLISVGLAHRCQQVERLPLESWDMPLSHLIIGECE, from the coding sequence ATGTCTGACATTCAGCAAATTCGTCAACAACTACGAACATCAATGCGAGCCAAACGGCTTGCTCTTTCTCCCGCCCAGCAACATTTTGCCGCTAAGCAAATCATTCCATCTGCCCAACAACTTATCGAACACTACCAAGCCGAACACATTGCTTGCTATTTGCCATTTGATGGCGAAATCTCACCACTTGCATTAATCAAAATGCTCCAAGCCCAAGGTAAGAACGTCTATCTACCCGTTTTGCACCCATTTTCCGCTCATCAGCTATTATTTTTGCGTTTTGATGATGAAAAGGAGCTAGTCCCAAACCGTTTTGGCATTTTAGAACCGAAATTAGACGTGCAAAAAGTCTTGCCAATCAATGCATTAGAAATGATTTTCGTCCCGCTTGTCGCCTGCGATAAACAAGGTAACCGGCTTGGAATGGGCGGCGGTTTTTACGATCGCACCCTTGCCCAATCCCCGCACTTAATCAGCGTTGGACTGGCTCATCGCTGCCAACAAGTCGAACGCCTTCCCCTTGAAAGTTGGGATATGCCGTTGAGCCATTTAATTATCGGAGAATGTGAATAA